A portion of the Acidisoma sp. PAMC 29798 genome contains these proteins:
- a CDS encoding glycosyltransferase family 2 protein has translation MTLALVAGQTFMPGTFDIGLDGNVAGQLRIVAPARILTVSLPPHLLPATLDLLKPATGRSLFAAPLSLDASCAPIMETASIAGGCLSVTFTLAQAAMAEIAVSAMIEGGAQLAAGLAQQDGQDAAGRSRYRCSLPLLTLLRLGVIESVVLFVGGRRIDRAIRASAQDVGLVGYVGDASQHGITGWVADLRDPTRRIILAIVSGDRVLGTVAATLDRPEFAGLGIPTSAGFTIPHAMIVGLTDGARLAIMIAGTPTHLINSPLTINVERDVHGMFDNIDGNQACGWVMNVAHPDKPCKVEALCDGRVIGSAVANGIRRDVLEAGWPTDRCGYRITFTEPLHTLLGHDISVRVQGTSILLNGGPRQPKLNPNIAQYLLPDRGIAPAVLRRLRARIAHRTMGSAISIIMPVHNTRREWLVEALRSVCTQWCDRWELICVDDASTAPHVAMVLAWFAQTDARIRVIHTPRNLGIAGATTLGIQAARHPYVAFMDHDDTLEPDAVYHLIAAAKETGADVIYSDEAVTGDDISVILDVRARPAFSHDYYLSHPYFVHMVAVRTAIAQRIGGFDAALKTSADVDFILRAIEESRSVAHVPHVLYRWRTHSTSTGHETKGAVMAATTRIIQRHLDRVAAGAVVRPAPEFNQFEVRWPDPGGRVLIIIPTKDGVGVLRQCIESIEATVSPDDYRLVVIDHESKERDSKTYLARLAKRHTVMPYRGIFNYAQMNNRAIQAHGAGEPFVLFMNNDIEAIEAGWLERMRSVAARPEVGGVGTLLMYSDKRSQHGGVIVGINGLADHALRFEPVWEDGGLRNLGYNASLTSLRDFSAVTAACMMMRREVFEQVGGFDEAFRVGFNDTDLCLRIGRSGYKILYDGRTLLFHHESVTRIAKAQLKHPGDDARLREVWGSLLKAGDPFYSPNLELRGSDHTLRLGRPGPTRPRSVAVTMRAVARVTEAVPPPKPKKGRAESRVVAVSAD, from the coding sequence GTGACCCTGGCACTTGTCGCAGGCCAGACTTTTATGCCGGGTACCTTCGATATTGGTCTGGACGGGAACGTGGCCGGGCAGCTCCGCATTGTCGCGCCGGCCAGGATCCTGACCGTCTCGCTGCCGCCGCATCTGCTGCCGGCAACGCTCGATCTGCTCAAACCCGCCACAGGGCGCAGCTTGTTCGCGGCGCCGCTATCCCTTGACGCGAGTTGTGCGCCCATCATGGAAACGGCGTCGATCGCAGGGGGCTGCCTCTCGGTCACGTTTACCTTGGCCCAAGCGGCCATGGCGGAAATCGCCGTCTCCGCGATGATAGAGGGTGGCGCCCAGTTGGCCGCCGGGCTCGCGCAACAGGACGGTCAGGACGCGGCGGGACGAAGCCGATACAGGTGCAGCCTGCCTCTTCTGACGCTGCTCCGCCTGGGCGTGATCGAATCGGTGGTCCTGTTCGTCGGCGGCCGCCGCATCGACCGCGCCATCCGTGCCTCGGCACAGGATGTCGGCCTTGTCGGCTACGTCGGTGATGCCTCCCAGCACGGCATTACAGGCTGGGTCGCCGATCTGCGCGATCCCACCCGACGGATCATTCTCGCCATCGTTTCCGGTGATCGTGTTCTCGGCACGGTCGCGGCCACGCTCGACCGGCCGGAGTTTGCGGGACTTGGGATTCCCACAAGCGCGGGCTTTACGATCCCGCATGCGATGATTGTGGGCCTCACGGACGGCGCACGCCTCGCCATCATGATCGCGGGCACACCCACGCATCTGATCAACAGTCCGCTCACCATCAATGTCGAACGGGACGTGCATGGCATGTTCGACAACATCGACGGCAATCAGGCCTGCGGCTGGGTGATGAACGTCGCGCATCCAGACAAGCCCTGCAAGGTTGAAGCTTTGTGCGACGGCCGGGTGATCGGTAGCGCGGTCGCGAACGGCATCCGCAGGGATGTGCTTGAGGCAGGTTGGCCGACGGATCGGTGTGGTTACCGCATCACCTTTACCGAGCCGCTGCATACGCTGCTCGGCCACGACATTTCGGTCCGTGTTCAGGGGACGTCGATCCTCCTGAACGGTGGCCCCCGGCAACCCAAGCTCAATCCCAACATCGCCCAATATCTGCTGCCGGATCGCGGCATTGCGCCTGCGGTGCTGCGCCGTCTGCGCGCGCGCATCGCTCATCGCACCATGGGATCGGCCATCTCCATCATCATGCCGGTCCACAACACGCGGCGGGAATGGCTGGTGGAGGCGCTGCGCAGTGTTTGCACGCAATGGTGCGATCGTTGGGAACTCATCTGCGTCGATGATGCGTCAACCGCCCCGCATGTCGCCATGGTGCTCGCCTGGTTTGCCCAGACGGACGCGCGCATTCGCGTCATTCATACGCCGCGCAACCTTGGCATCGCGGGTGCGACCACGCTGGGTATTCAAGCGGCGCGCCATCCCTATGTCGCCTTCATGGATCATGACGATACGCTGGAGCCGGATGCGGTCTATCACCTTATCGCGGCCGCAAAAGAGACCGGCGCCGACGTCATCTACAGCGATGAAGCCGTGACGGGCGACGACATATCCGTCATTCTCGATGTGCGCGCCAGGCCGGCGTTTTCCCATGACTACTATCTGTCGCATCCCTATTTCGTTCATATGGTCGCGGTTCGAACTGCAATCGCGCAGCGCATCGGCGGCTTTGACGCCGCGTTGAAGACATCGGCCGATGTCGATTTCATTCTGCGTGCCATCGAGGAGAGTCGCAGCGTCGCGCATGTGCCGCATGTCCTGTATCGGTGGCGCACGCACAGCACGAGCACCGGCCATGAGACGAAAGGTGCGGTCATGGCAGCGACCACACGCATCATTCAACGACATCTCGACCGTGTGGCGGCCGGTGCCGTTGTCCGACCCGCACCTGAGTTCAATCAGTTCGAGGTCAGATGGCCTGATCCGGGCGGCCGCGTGCTCATCATCATTCCGACAAAGGATGGCGTCGGCGTGCTGCGGCAATGCATCGAGTCGATCGAGGCAACGGTGTCACCGGACGATTATCGCTTGGTCGTGATCGACCATGAGTCCAAGGAGCGCGACTCTAAGACCTATCTCGCGCGCCTGGCGAAGCGCCACACCGTCATGCCCTATCGCGGCATCTTCAATTACGCCCAGATGAACAACCGCGCGATCCAGGCTCATGGCGCGGGGGAACCCTTCGTGCTGTTCATGAACAACGACATCGAGGCGATCGAAGCGGGTTGGCTGGAACGCATGCGGTCTGTTGCGGCGCGTCCCGAGGTTGGTGGCGTGGGGACGCTGCTCATGTACAGCGACAAGCGCAGCCAGCATGGCGGCGTCATTGTTGGCATCAATGGCCTTGCCGATCATGCCCTGCGTTTCGAACCAGTCTGGGAAGACGGTGGCTTGCGAAACCTGGGCTATAACGCCTCGCTTACGTCTTTGCGGGACTTTTCCGCCGTGACGGCAGCCTGCATGATGATGCGCCGTGAGGTCTTCGAGCAAGTAGGTGGCTTTGACGAGGCCTTTCGCGTCGGCTTCAACGATACCGATCTCTGCCTGAGGATCGGTCGGTCAGGGTACAAGATTCTGTATGATGGCCGCACGCTGCTCTTTCATCATGAATCAGTGACACGCATTGCGAAAGCCCAGCTCAAACATCCGGGGGATGATGCGCGCTTGCGCGAGGTTTGGGGGTCTCTGCTGAAGGCGGGAGATCCCTTCTACAGCCCGAACCTGGAACTGCGCGGCAGCGACCATACCCTGCGGCTCGGCCGACCTGGCCCCACCCGGCCGCGATCTGTGGCGGTGACGATGCGCGCGGTGGCGCGTGTTACCGAAGCTGTGCCGCCGCCCAAGCCGAAGAAGGGCCGTGCCGAGTCACGCGTGGTCGCCGTCTCGGCCGACTGA
- a CDS encoding response regulator — translation METRAHILVVDDDHEIRALLTRFMEKNDFRITAVRDAREARRAWTRGAFQLVVLDLMLPGEGGLDLARWLRDQEDVPIVMLSAMGEDTDRIIGLELGADDYIAKPFNPRELMARIRAVMRRASDNHDSSAKGEHASQPLRFAGWTLETARRRLVNPDGVEVPLTGGEYDLLLALLERANRVLTRDMLLDLLRGRQAGPFDRAIDVAVSRLRRKLDDQGQGGQIIKTVRGGGYVLAATVERT, via the coding sequence ATGGAAACGCGCGCGCATATTCTGGTGGTCGATGACGACCACGAAATCCGGGCTCTACTGACCCGCTTCATGGAAAAGAACGACTTCCGAATAACGGCGGTGCGGGATGCGCGGGAAGCCCGCCGCGCCTGGACGCGAGGGGCCTTTCAGCTTGTCGTGCTCGACCTTATGCTGCCGGGCGAAGGCGGCCTCGATCTCGCGCGGTGGCTGCGCGATCAGGAGGACGTGCCGATCGTTATGCTGAGCGCCATGGGCGAGGATACCGACCGCATCATCGGCCTGGAGTTGGGCGCGGACGACTATATCGCTAAGCCGTTCAACCCGCGCGAGTTGATGGCCCGCATTCGTGCCGTCATGCGGCGCGCCAGCGACAACCATGACAGCTCGGCCAAGGGCGAACACGCGTCCCAGCCGCTGCGGTTCGCGGGCTGGACCTTGGAGACAGCGCGCCGCAGGCTGGTGAATCCCGACGGCGTCGAGGTTCCCTTGACCGGCGGCGAATACGATCTGCTCCTCGCCTTGCTGGAACGCGCGAACCGTGTCCTGACACGGGATATGCTGCTGGATCTGCTGCGTGGCCGCCAGGCCGGTCCCTTCGACCGCGCGATCGACGTCGCCGTGAGCCGGCTGCGACGCAAGCTCGACGACCAGGGCCAAGGTGGCCAGATCATCAAGACCGTGCGCGGAGGCGGCTATGTTTTGGCCGCAACCGTAGAGCGCACATGA